Proteins encoded within one genomic window of Variovorax sp. OAS795:
- a CDS encoding ATPase, T2SS/T4P/T4SS family gives MSPTEVATPEQLLHALEVQSRMPILRIGQALMALGVLTEEQLQAGLEQQKLDRNVPLGETLVRMGVVTRAQLQTALVRKMGYPLVNLHVFPVAVDALRTLSHGAARRLQVMPLMLHEGRLVLALDDPASRHAAVDEVEFITQMKVVPVIGECLVLDTVLYKAYGKIGGEAADPTIVHDPSRPLEFDAAGTSELLVTLEKEERAPAVEEAPIEQSDNSLVRMINSMIIDAHREGASDIHIESYPGQEKTRIRFRKDGRLRTHLELPAAYRNVVVARIKIMCDLDISERRKPQDGKINFAKYSPQHRIELRVATIPTANGLEDVVMRILASAQPIALHQLGLSQRNLAQLTSAVERPYGMVLCVGPTGSGKTTTLHSALMHINTPERKIWTAEDPIEITQPGLRQVQVNPRIDWTFAKALRAFVRADPDVIMVGEIRDEETARTAIEASLTGHLVLSTLHTNSAPETVTRLLDMGMDPFNFADSLLAVLAQRLVRRLCTHCIQSRPMRPEEVDELLADYMHSFAAHEAMKAEGESVRKHWLGQYGRNGQLQAFTSTGCPHCDNTGFNGRVGIHELMVISRTVRRLVQNGARAEELQDAAMQEGMRTLRQDGIDKVLAGKTSIEEVRATSNM, from the coding sequence ATGTCCCCCACCGAAGTCGCCACGCCCGAGCAATTGCTGCATGCGCTGGAAGTTCAAAGCCGCATGCCGATCCTGCGCATCGGCCAGGCGCTGATGGCGCTCGGCGTGCTCACCGAAGAGCAGCTGCAAGCCGGCCTGGAGCAGCAGAAGCTCGACCGCAACGTGCCGCTGGGCGAAACGCTGGTGCGCATGGGCGTGGTCACGCGGGCCCAGCTGCAGACGGCGCTGGTGCGCAAGATGGGCTATCCGCTCGTGAACCTGCATGTGTTCCCGGTGGCGGTGGACGCCTTGCGCACCCTCAGCCATGGCGCGGCGCGGCGACTTCAGGTCATGCCGCTCATGCTGCACGAAGGGCGCCTGGTTTTGGCCCTGGACGACCCGGCCAGCCGGCACGCCGCGGTCGACGAGGTGGAGTTCATCACCCAGATGAAGGTGGTGCCGGTGATCGGCGAATGTCTGGTGCTGGACACGGTGCTCTACAAGGCCTACGGGAAGATCGGCGGCGAGGCCGCGGACCCCACCATCGTCCACGATCCGTCGCGCCCGCTGGAGTTCGACGCGGCGGGCACGAGCGAACTGCTCGTCACCCTCGAGAAGGAGGAGCGCGCGCCCGCCGTCGAAGAGGCCCCCATCGAGCAGTCGGACAACTCGCTGGTACGCATGATCAACAGCATGATCATCGACGCGCACCGTGAAGGCGCATCGGACATCCACATCGAAAGCTACCCGGGCCAGGAGAAGACCCGCATCCGGTTCCGCAAGGACGGGCGGCTGCGCACCCACCTGGAGCTGCCCGCCGCCTACCGCAACGTGGTGGTGGCGCGCATCAAGATCATGTGCGACCTGGACATCAGCGAAAGGCGCAAGCCCCAGGACGGGAAGATCAATTTCGCCAAGTACTCGCCGCAGCACCGCATCGAACTGCGCGTGGCCACCATCCCCACCGCCAACGGGCTCGAAGACGTGGTGATGCGGATCCTGGCCTCGGCGCAGCCCATTGCGCTGCACCAGCTCGGGCTTTCTCAGCGCAACCTGGCGCAGCTGACCAGCGCCGTCGAACGCCCCTACGGCATGGTGCTCTGCGTGGGGCCCACGGGTTCGGGCAAGACCACCACCCTGCACTCGGCGCTCATGCACATCAACACGCCCGAGCGAAAGATCTGGACCGCCGAAGACCCGATCGAGATCACCCAGCCGGGCCTGCGCCAGGTCCAGGTCAATCCCCGCATCGACTGGACTTTTGCCAAGGCGCTCCGGGCCTTCGTGCGCGCCGATCCCGACGTGATCATGGTCGGCGAGATCCGCGACGAGGAAACCGCCAGGACGGCCATCGAGGCCTCGCTCACCGGCCACCTCGTGCTGTCCACGCTCCACACCAACAGTGCACCGGAAACCGTGACGCGGCTGCTGGACATGGGCATGGACCCGTTCAACTTTGCCGACTCGCTGCTTGCGGTGCTGGCGCAGCGGCTGGTGCGCCGCCTCTGCACCCACTGCATCCAGAGCCGCCCGATGCGCCCCGAGGAAGTCGACGAACTGCTGGCCGACTACATGCATTCGTTCGCCGCGCACGAAGCCATGAAGGCCGAGGGCGAGTCGGTGCGCAAGCACTGGCTCGGCCAGTACGGCCGCAATGGCCAGCTGCAGGCCTTCACCAGCACCGGATGCCCGCACTGCGACAACACCGGCTTCAACGGCCGCGTCGGCATCCACGAACTGATGGTGATCTCCAGGACGGTGCGCCGCCTCGTGCAGAACGGCGCGCGCGCCGAGGAACTGCAGGACGCCGCCATGCAGGAAGGCATGCGCACCCTGCGCCAGGACGGTATCGACAAGGTGCTGGCCGGCAAGACCAGCATCGAAGAGGTCCGCGCCACCAGCAACATGTGA
- a CDS encoding EAL domain-containing protein: protein MAFQPIVDFERREVFAYEALVRGALGEGALEVFSRVNPVHRFAFHEACRVKAIETASALGMESKLSLNILPNDVAGPCECFHTAMAAAQRCNFPVHRLMFEITEGERVADLPGLAAAFRTYKDFGFTSAIDDFGAAYAGFELLAGFQPDVVKIDMGLVRNIHNDPVRLSIVKGFVGTCRELGIRTVAEGVESSDEVHALQALGVDLFQGYLFARPAIATLPPVAWDAA from the coding sequence ATGGCCTTCCAGCCCATCGTGGATTTCGAGCGGCGGGAAGTCTTTGCCTATGAAGCGCTGGTGCGCGGTGCGCTGGGCGAGGGCGCGCTGGAGGTGTTCTCGCGCGTGAACCCGGTGCACCGGTTCGCGTTCCACGAGGCTTGCCGCGTGAAGGCGATCGAGACCGCCTCCGCGCTGGGCATGGAATCGAAGCTCAGCCTCAACATCCTGCCCAACGACGTGGCCGGGCCGTGCGAGTGTTTCCATACCGCCATGGCGGCTGCGCAGCGCTGCAACTTTCCGGTCCATCGCCTGATGTTCGAGATCACCGAAGGCGAACGCGTGGCAGACCTTCCGGGGTTGGCTGCCGCCTTTCGCACCTACAAGGACTTCGGCTTCACCTCGGCCATCGACGACTTCGGTGCCGCCTATGCGGGCTTCGAGCTGCTTGCCGGCTTCCAGCCCGACGTCGTGAAGATCGACATGGGCCTGGTGCGCAACATCCACAACGATCCGGTGCGCCTGAGCATCGTGAAGGGCTTTGTCGGTACCTGCCGGGAACTGGGCATCCGCACGGTGGCCGAGGGCGTGGAATCGTCCGACGAGGTCCACGCGCTTCAGGCGCTGGGCGTCGACCTGTTCCAGGGCTACCTGTTCGCGCGCCCCGCCATTGCAACGCTGCCGCCAGTGGCGTGGGACGCCGCCTGA